From the genome of Deltaproteobacteria bacterium:
TGAGGGCCGGTACGCCCAGGTTATCCTCAGTGCGGTGCAGGTATATGCCGTTTTCTTTAAACTAAGACCCAGCGCTGGATTCCAGGCCTATCTCTTTCGCAAACCCCAGCCCAAAGACCTGTACAATTTCCTCGTCCGGGGCTTAAGTTCGGATCTCACCCGCGCCGCGGACCTGTCCGTGCCAGTCAAGAGCAGTCTGCGGATGACTTCCGCCCCCACACCTGTTCCCATGCAGATAGATGGCGAAGTCGGGGGGTTTCTGCCGGTTACCTGCGATATTAAGCCCGATGCGCTTAAGGTCCTGGTCCCCAGCGCTGATGATTAATTATAACAGATAATTAAGCCTTACAGATTATACTCCTTGATCTTGTTGAGAAGGGTCTGACGCGTGATACCCAGCATGGCCGCGGATTTAGTCCGGTTGCCGCCGGTTTCTTCGAGCGTTCTCTGAATCAGTTCCGCCTCGACCTCCTTAAGGGTCATGCCAGCGGTCAGGCTGCGGCCGGACTTGTCCCGGTCAGGTCCGGACTGAATAGCCAGAGGCAGATCCTCGAATTCGATATAATCCCCCCGGGCCAGGACCACGGCCCGTTCGATAGCATTAATCAGTTCGCGCACATTACCCGGCCAGGTGTGGGAGATAAGGGCCTTGAGGGCCCGAGGCCGGAAGCCTTTAATGGATTTCCTGTTTCGAGACGCGGACTCAACGAGAAAATGTTCCGCTAAAAAGCCGACTTCGCCAGGGCCTCGCTCCCTGAGGCTCGGCACAATAATTTGCACCACGTTAAGACGATAATAAAGGTCTTCCCGAAACCGGCCTTTTTCGATCTCCTCTTCCAGGTCCCGGTTAGAGGCGGTCAGGAGGCGCACGTCCACTTTGAGGGTCTTTGTCCCGCCCAGCCGTTCAAAGGTCTTTTCTTCCAGGATTCTGAGCAGTTTGGCCTGGGTGGTCAGAGATAATTCGCCGACCTCGTCCAGTAAAAGGACACCCTGATGAGCCAGTTCGAACCGACCGATCTTGCGCTGATGCGCCCCGGTGAAGGCCCCTTTCTCATGTCCGAAGAGTTCGCTTTCCAGCAGTGTTTCGGGCACCGCGGCACAGTTGATGGCAACAAAGGATTTGTTTCGGCGAGGGCTGTTTCTGTGCACCGCCCGGGCCACCACTTCCTTGCCTGAGCCGCTTTCTCCTAAAATAAGCACTGTTATCTCAGATGGGGCCACCAGAGCCAGCGTTTCCTTCAGAGCCAGCATTGGGGGGCTGCGACCCTTGAGATCGTCAAAGTCATACTTGCGGGCCAGATCTTCCTCCTGGCGCGTCCGAATCTCATCCAGGTCCTTAAGCTTGAGGACCTTCTCGATTTTGAGCAAAAGTTCATCCGTGTCCAGAGGCTTGGTCAGGTAGTCCTCAGCCCCCATCTTGAGCG
Proteins encoded in this window:
- a CDS encoding sigma-54-dependent Fis family transcriptional regulator translates to MNQKRIMVVDDEPAHRLMLKAHLEEAGFAILEAGTGEEALDLVASEALDLILLDLRMPGMDGLEVLENLSDSGLPAPVIIMTAYGSINSAVKALKMGAEDYLTKPLDTDELLLKIEKVLKLKDLDEIRTRQEEDLARKYDFDDLKGRSPPMLALKETLALVAPSEITVLILGESGSGKEVVARAVHRNSPRRNKSFVAINCAAVPETLLESELFGHEKGAFTGAHQRKIGRFELAHQGVLLLDEVGELSLTTQAKLLRILEEKTFERLGGTKTLKVDVRLLTASNRDLEEEIEKGRFREDLYYRLNVVQIIVPSLRERGPGEVGFLAEHFLVESASRNRKSIKGFRPRALKALISHTWPGNVRELINAIERAVVLARGDYIEFEDLPLAIQSGPDRDKSGRSLTAGMTLKEVEAELIQRTLEETGGNRTKSAAMLGITRQTLLNKIKEYNL